A single genomic interval of Acidimicrobiales bacterium harbors:
- the rsmH gene encoding 16S rRNA (cytosine(1402)-N(4))-methyltransferase RsmH: MRCPSIGEVEDPYSARFCLCRSGRHPDGCKPVEGLRMSQVFEHEPVMADEIVAIFGDVPPGLLIDATLGGGGHARALLGAHPQSRLLGIDQDADALAAAARTLAPFGDRVQLVHARFDRLPEFVQEPVSGVLFDLGVSSYQLDMAARGFSYRADAPLDMRMDQSGGRTAADIVNETDERELAWLFAENGERRFARRIASRVVANRPITTTAQLAEVVRDAIPAAARRTGGHPAKRVFQAVRIAVNDELAILPGALDAAVDVLRPGGRCVVLAYHSGEDRIVKDRFRYAATGGCVCPPALPCGCGAVPTVRLLNRGSRSPSAEEVARNPRAESARLRAVEKLSATAPGMSR, translated from the coding sequence ATGCGCTGCCCCTCGATCGGCGAGGTGGAAGATCCCTACTCCGCCCGCTTCTGCCTTTGTCGATCGGGGAGACATCCCGACGGCTGCAAGCCGGTCGAGGGGCTGCGGATGAGCCAGGTGTTCGAGCACGAGCCGGTGATGGCCGACGAGATCGTCGCCATCTTCGGCGACGTGCCTCCGGGGTTGCTGATCGACGCAACGCTCGGAGGCGGAGGCCATGCCCGGGCCCTGCTGGGGGCTCATCCCCAATCGCGGCTGCTGGGCATCGACCAGGACGCCGACGCCCTGGCCGCCGCTGCCCGCACGCTGGCGCCCTTCGGCGATCGCGTGCAGTTGGTGCACGCCCGCTTCGACCGTTTGCCCGAGTTCGTTCAGGAACCCGTCAGCGGGGTGCTTTTCGATCTGGGCGTGTCGTCCTATCAATTGGACATGGCGGCACGAGGGTTCAGCTACCGAGCGGACGCCCCGCTCGACATGCGCATGGACCAGTCGGGCGGTCGCACCGCGGCTGACATCGTCAACGAGACCGACGAGCGCGAGCTGGCCTGGCTGTTCGCCGAGAACGGCGAGCGGCGTTTTGCCCGCCGCATCGCCTCGCGTGTCGTGGCCAACCGGCCCATCACCACCACCGCGCAACTGGCCGAGGTGGTGCGCGACGCCATCCCCGCCGCGGCCCGGCGCACGGGCGGCCACCCCGCCAAGCGCGTGTTCCAAGCGGTGCGCATCGCCGTCAACGACGAGCTGGCCATCCTGCCCGGCGCCCTCGACGCCGCCGTCGACGTGCTCCGCCCCGGCGGCCGCTGCGTCGTGCTCGCCTACCACTCGGGCGAGGACCGTATCGTCAAGGACCGCTTCCGTTACGCCGCCACCGGCGGGTGCGTGTGCCCGCCCGCCCTGCCGTGCGGGTGCGGGGCGGTGCCCACCGTGCGCCTGCTCAACCGGGGCAGCCGCAGCCCCTCCGCCGAAGAAGTGGCGCGCAACCCCCGGGCCGAAAGCGCCCGCCTGCGCGCCGTCGAGAAGCTCTCCGCCACTGCACCAGGGATGTCGCGATGA
- a CDS encoding UDP-N-acetylmuramoyl-L-alanyl-D-glutamate--2,6-diaminopimelate ligase produces MQLASLLGGVDVLERRGDLDVDVRSVTHDSQQVVAGTLFCCVPGGAADGHDFAPAAVSAGAVALLCERVLPVDATQVRVASARASMGPIASALHGHPSRQLRVAGVTGTNGKTTTTYFLRSVLEAAGVSTAVIGTLGGARTTPEAPELQALLARSVEEGRGAVTMEVSSHALAQHRVDGTWFEVVAFTNLSQDHLDYHRDMESYFAAKASLFDPGRARLGVVNGDDPWGRRLLESVALPVRAYSMADADGLALRTTGSSFSWRGQSVELHLGGDFNVSNALCAAAMADALGVAAEAVAAGLSSLRAVPGRFEPVDAGQDFTVVVDYAHTPDGLTRVLQSARAASEGRVIAVFGCGGDRDRAKRPQMGEAASTLADVAVLTNDNPRSEDPMAIIGEVLAGVPLRRSVVVEPDREAAIALALEAAGPGDIVVIAGKGHETGQTTGDVTVDFDDRVVARRLLEARS; encoded by the coding sequence GTGCAACTCGCTTCCCTTCTCGGCGGCGTCGACGTGCTCGAGCGACGCGGCGACCTCGACGTCGACGTTCGTTCCGTCACCCACGACTCGCAGCAGGTCGTGGCGGGCACCCTGTTCTGCTGCGTTCCCGGCGGGGCGGCCGACGGCCACGACTTCGCTCCCGCCGCAGTGTCGGCGGGCGCCGTGGCGCTGCTGTGCGAACGGGTGCTGCCGGTCGACGCCACCCAGGTGCGGGTGGCGTCCGCCCGGGCCTCGATGGGCCCCATCGCCTCGGCCCTCCACGGCCATCCGTCGCGACAACTGCGGGTGGCGGGGGTGACCGGCACCAACGGCAAGACGACGACCACCTACTTCCTGCGCTCGGTGCTCGAAGCGGCGGGCGTCAGCACTGCGGTGATCGGCACGCTGGGCGGCGCCCGCACCACGCCGGAAGCGCCCGAGCTGCAGGCGTTGCTGGCCCGTTCCGTCGAGGAGGGCCGCGGGGCGGTGACGATGGAGGTGTCGTCGCACGCACTGGCCCAGCACCGGGTCGACGGCACGTGGTTCGAGGTGGTGGCCTTCACCAACTTGAGCCAGGACCACCTCGACTACCACCGAGACATGGAGTCGTACTTCGCGGCGAAAGCGTCGTTGTTCGATCCGGGGCGCGCCCGCCTCGGCGTGGTGAACGGCGACGACCCGTGGGGCCGTCGGCTGTTGGAGAGCGTGGCCCTGCCGGTGCGGGCGTACTCCATGGCCGATGCCGACGGCTTGGCCCTGCGCACGACGGGAAGCTCGTTCTCCTGGCGGGGCCAGTCGGTCGAACTGCACCTCGGCGGCGACTTCAACGTGAGCAACGCCTTGTGCGCGGCGGCCATGGCCGACGCCCTCGGCGTGGCGGCCGAGGCGGTGGCCGCCGGGCTGTCGTCGTTGCGGGCCGTGCCCGGCCGCTTCGAGCCGGTCGACGCGGGCCAGGACTTCACCGTGGTGGTCGACTACGCCCATACGCCCGACGGGCTGACGAGGGTGCTGCAGTCGGCCCGCGCTGCGTCGGAGGGCCGGGTCATAGCGGTCTTCGGCTGCGGCGGCGACCGCGACAGGGCCAAGCGCCCGCAGATGGGGGAGGCGGCGTCGACCTTGGCCGACGTCGCCGTGCTCACCAACGACAACCCCCGGAGCGAAGACCCCATGGCCATCATCGGCGAAGTGTTGGCGGGCGTGCCGCTGCGGCGGTCGGTTGTCGTCGAACCCGATCGGGAGGCCGCCATCGCGTTGGCGCTGGAGGCCGCGGGGCCGGGCGACATCGTGGTCATCGCGGGCAAGGGGCACGAGACGGGCCAGACGACGGGCGACGTGACCGTCGACTTCGACGACCGCGTAGTGGCCCGCCGCCTGTTGGAGGCGCGCTCGTGA
- the murD gene encoding UDP-N-acetylmuramoyl-L-alanine--D-glutamate ligase gives MRAVVVGLGVTGRAVSRVLREDGYDVAVYDDRPVEAADVEVLAELDLAGADLVVPSPGVPAHHPVFAAAAAAGVPVLSEIELAWRRASMPLVAVTGTNGKTTVTTLVAEMLNRSGRRAVAAGNIGLPLVDAVERDVDVVVAEVSSFQLQHTDGFRPRVAVWLNLAEDHLDWHPTMAHYTAAKARIWANQADDDLALVNAEDAAVMLAAASVPARLETFGRGDADWRVEGEALVGPIGPVVPLAELPRTLPHDVSNSLAAVGAAVAAGADLASCAHVLAEFRGLPHRVELVGDAGGVRFFDDSKATTPASVLAAVSGFDSVVLVAGGRNKGLDLGVLRSVAPKLRAVVAIGDAAGEVEKAFFGVVPVTVATSMDEAVAQARTAAQPGDVVLLSPGCASFDWYRNYAERGDDFRRAVLEQVDA, from the coding sequence ATGCGAGCGGTGGTGGTGGGCCTGGGCGTCACCGGCCGGGCCGTGAGCCGAGTGCTGCGCGAGGACGGTTACGACGTGGCCGTCTACGACGACCGTCCGGTGGAAGCCGCCGACGTCGAGGTGCTGGCCGAGCTCGACCTGGCGGGCGCCGACCTGGTGGTGCCCAGCCCTGGCGTGCCCGCCCACCATCCCGTGTTCGCGGCGGCGGCCGCCGCGGGCGTGCCCGTGCTCAGCGAGATCGAGCTCGCGTGGCGGCGGGCGTCGATGCCGCTGGTGGCCGTCACCGGCACCAACGGCAAGACGACGGTGACCACGCTGGTGGCCGAGATGCTCAACCGCTCAGGCCGTCGGGCGGTGGCGGCCGGGAACATCGGCCTGCCCTTGGTCGACGCCGTCGAACGCGATGTCGACGTGGTGGTGGCCGAGGTGTCGTCGTTCCAGTTGCAGCACACCGACGGGTTCCGTCCCCGCGTGGCGGTGTGGCTGAACCTGGCCGAAGACCACCTCGACTGGCACCCGACCATGGCGCACTACACCGCGGCCAAGGCCCGCATCTGGGCCAACCAGGCCGACGACGACCTGGCCTTGGTGAACGCCGAGGACGCCGCGGTGATGCTCGCTGCCGCCTCGGTTCCGGCGCGGCTGGAGACGTTCGGACGCGGTGACGCCGACTGGCGCGTGGAAGGCGAAGCACTGGTGGGGCCGATCGGTCCTGTGGTGCCGTTGGCCGAGCTGCCCCGCACGTTGCCGCACGATGTGTCGAACTCGTTGGCCGCCGTCGGCGCGGCCGTGGCCGCCGGTGCCGACCTGGCGTCGTGCGCGCACGTGTTGGCCGAGTTCCGGGGGCTCCCCCATCGCGTGGAGCTGGTAGGCGACGCTGGTGGGGTGCGGTTCTTCGACGACTCCAAGGCGACGACGCCCGCTTCGGTGCTCGCCGCCGTGTCGGGGTTCGACTCGGTGGTGCTGGTGGCGGGCGGGCGCAACAAGGGGCTCGACCTCGGCGTGCTGCGCTCGGTGGCGCCCAAGCTGCGCGCCGTCGTCGCCATCGGCGATGCCGCAGGCGAGGTGGAGAAGGCTTTTTTCGGTGTCGTGCCGGTGACGGTGGCGACGTCGATGGACGAAGCCGTCGCCCAGGCCCGCACCGCCGCCCAACCGGGCGACGTGGTGCTGTTGTCGCCGGGGTGCGCGTCGTTCGACTGGT
- a CDS encoding argininosuccinate lyase, whose product MAGTGRISTGIKPEIAEMLFGTTVDEAIDTELGSITQVDRAHLLMLAEQGLVADDVARTVLRAIDELRATDYAALRGKQAGRGLFLLYESALPNGGVLQTGRSRNDLNATVLLLRLRDEWLALSRAVLGLQAVLIERAAEFADVVMPAYTHYQPAVPITYGHWLAGVAFALGRDAAAVLDAGRTGLARCPLGAGSAGGTSLPIDPARTAELLGFDHPVAHSLDAVASRDVVLRLLAAASIAGVTLSRLTADLLPWLGGEYGFLTLPDDLVGSSSLMPQKRNPFVLEQVQGRTTAAVGAFTAAAGAMHATPFTNSIAVGTEAVSHVWRGLRSITDAMRLATYMVDGARPVPERMLQRAVEGYTTATALADRLVVGEGKSFRDAHHEVGSLINQLEAAGTHIEEDGLDPASVVAGSKYGGGPAPSSIEAGLELLRGEHAAHVEAVEQADKSWRAAEADLDRHVRRFVEGGEQ is encoded by the coding sequence ATGGCGGGAACGGGCCGCATCAGCACGGGCATCAAGCCCGAGATCGCCGAGATGCTCTTCGGCACGACGGTCGACGAGGCCATCGACACCGAGCTCGGCTCCATCACCCAGGTCGACCGCGCCCACCTGCTGATGCTGGCCGAACAGGGCCTGGTGGCCGACGACGTGGCCCGCACCGTGCTGCGAGCCATCGACGAACTGCGGGCCACCGACTACGCGGCGCTGCGGGGCAAGCAGGCGGGCCGCGGCCTGTTCCTGCTCTACGAGAGCGCCCTGCCCAACGGCGGGGTCCTGCAGACCGGCCGCTCCCGCAACGACCTCAACGCCACCGTCCTCCTGCTCCGGCTGCGCGACGAATGGCTGGCACTGTCCCGCGCCGTGCTCGGCCTGCAAGCCGTGCTGATCGAACGGGCCGCCGAGTTCGCCGACGTGGTCATGCCCGCCTACACCCACTACCAGCCCGCGGTGCCGATCACCTACGGGCACTGGCTGGCGGGGGTGGCCTTCGCCCTCGGCCGCGACGCGGCGGCCGTCCTCGACGCGGGCCGCACCGGGTTGGCCCGCTGCCCGCTGGGCGCCGGCTCTGCGGGCGGCACGTCGCTGCCCATCGACCCGGCCCGCACCGCCGAGCTCTTGGGCTTCGACCACCCCGTGGCCCACTCCCTCGACGCCGTCGCCTCCCGCGACGTCGTGCTGCGCCTGCTGGCCGCCGCGTCGATCGCGGGCGTCACCCTGAGCCGCCTCACCGCCGACCTGCTGCCGTGGCTGGGCGGCGAGTACGGCTTCCTCACGCTGCCCGACGACCTCGTCGGCTCTAGCAGCCTCATGCCCCAGAAGCGCAACCCGTTCGTGCTCGAACAGGTGCAGGGCCGCACCACTGCGGCCGTCGGGGCCTTCACGGCGGCGGCAGGCGCCATGCATGCCACGCCGTTCACCAACTCCATCGCCGTGGGCACCGAGGCTGTCAGCCATGTGTGGCGGGGCCTGCGCTCGATCACCGACGCCATGCGCCTGGCCACCTACATGGTCGACGGCGCCCGCCCGGTTCCCGAGCGCATGCTGCAGCGCGCCGTCGAGGGCTACACCACCGCCACCGCCCTCGCCGACCGCTTGGTCGTGGGCGAAGGCAAGAGCTTCCGCGACGCCCACCACGAAGTGGGCTCGCTGATCAACCAACTGGAAGCGGCGGGCACCCACATCGAAGAAGACGGCCTCGACCCCGCCTCGGTCGTGGCTGGAAGCAAGTACGGGGGCGGCCCGGCGCCGTCGTCGATCGAGGCAGGCCTGGAGCTGTTGCGGGGCGAGCACGCCGCGCACGTCGAGGCCGTCGAGCAAGCAGACAAGTCGTGGCGAGCGGCAGAAGCCGACCTCGACCGGCACGTCCGACGATTCGTCGAGGGGGGCGAACAATGA
- the mraY gene encoding phospho-N-acetylmuramoyl-pentapeptide-transferase: MIALVLSGGIALLFSLIGTPLLIRWLQAQGIGQQIREDGPEGHITKAGTPTMGGLMIVAGAVVGYLVGHARAGAIYTRAGLLVLLVVVGLGVVGLADDWIKVRRQRSLGLNKRAKMAGQLVVAGGFAFLATWWVGVDDALSFTRAGAPGTPDLGWVWMVWAVLVIIGSSNAVNLTDGLDGLAAGSAAFAFSAFAIMGFWQFRHLDVYGISQALDLALLAVALTGACAGFLWWNAAPARIFMGDTGSLAIGGGLAALALVMKLDLLLPVISGLYVLVTLSVIVQVVSFRFFHRRVFRMAPIHHHFELAGWPETTVIVRFWILAGLCTAMALGVFYADFISLGGVD, translated from the coding sequence GTGATCGCCCTCGTGCTCTCGGGCGGGATCGCCCTGCTCTTCTCGCTGATCGGCACCCCGTTGTTGATCCGCTGGTTACAGGCCCAGGGCATCGGCCAGCAGATACGCGAGGACGGCCCCGAGGGCCACATCACCAAGGCGGGCACGCCGACCATGGGCGGCCTGATGATCGTGGCGGGCGCCGTCGTCGGCTACCTCGTCGGCCACGCCCGGGCGGGCGCCATCTACACCCGGGCCGGGCTGCTCGTGCTGTTGGTAGTGGTGGGCTTGGGCGTCGTCGGCCTGGCCGACGACTGGATCAAGGTGCGGCGCCAGCGCTCCCTCGGCCTCAACAAGCGGGCCAAGATGGCCGGGCAGTTGGTGGTGGCCGGTGGCTTCGCCTTCCTCGCCACATGGTGGGTGGGCGTCGACGACGCTCTTTCCTTCACCCGGGCCGGTGCGCCGGGCACCCCCGACCTCGGCTGGGTGTGGATGGTGTGGGCCGTGTTGGTGATCATCGGCTCGTCGAACGCCGTGAACCTGACCGACGGCCTCGACGGGTTGGCCGCGGGCTCCGCCGCCTTTGCCTTTTCCGCCTTCGCCATCATGGGGTTCTGGCAGTTCCGGCACCTCGACGTGTACGGCATCTCCCAGGCCCTCGACCTCGCCCTGTTGGCGGTGGCGCTGACCGGCGCCTGCGCCGGGTTCCTGTGGTGGAACGCCGCCCCCGCCCGCATCTTCATGGGCGACACCGGCTCGCTGGCCATCGGCGGCGGCCTGGCCGCGCTGGCGCTGGTGATGAAGCTCGACCTCTTGCTGCCGGTCATCAGCGGGCTCTACGTGCTCGTCACCTTGTCGGTGATCGTGCAGGTGGTCAGCTTCCGTTTCTTCCACCGCCGGGTCTTCCGCATGGCCCCCATCCACCACCACTTCGAGTTGGCCGGGTGGCCGGAGACCACGGTCATCGTGCGCTTCTGGATCCTGGCGGGTCTGTGCACGGCCATGGCCCTCGGCGTCTTCTACGCCGACTTCATCTCCCTCGGCGGCGTCGACTGA
- a CDS encoding penicillin-binding protein 2, whose amino-acid sequence MSTTTRTPRKGQAPSTRPRRPGTPAPASRSSERRPRSDQAVVTARSRKRLVALLVVLVMAFTVLAARVTQLQGLSRDRFVAVGESQRVRAMALPAERGSIFDRDGRELALSVRQSTVWADPRLVVDPLGASEALAPILKLEPAELQTRLTRKAAFVYLARKVDDETAKQVKDLNLAGISLLDEPQRFLPAGDLAASLLGRVGLDNEGLSGLETKFEKALRGKPGRMVVERDPSGREIPGGVRQFVPSARGDDLVLTIDRSLQYETERALGAQILQSSAHGGMAIVMQTRTGEVLAMANLRKGESGAIEPAPNNMALTNVYEPGSVNKMITISGALEENLIQPTDKLVVPGTIRVADHTFKEHDPHPTEQWSITDIVANSSNVGSIMIGQKLGKNRLDDYMRDFGFGERTPIEFPGESSGLLLDPAKYSGTSLATVSIGQGVAVTALQMLAAYNTVANGGVYVGPKLVKATIDTKGERHDTKPSDTRRVISPETAGQMTSMLNEVVRVGTGKQAAIDGYTVGGKTGTARKPLEDARGYKPGAYVSSFAGFVPSEQPELTAIVMLDEPTTIFGGLVAAPVFAEILRYALRQYRIPPPAAVPQAPASGVPATNPKDAEGVGEAGDPSDGTTTIPPSPSSRNSP is encoded by the coding sequence GTGAGCACCACCACCCGGACGCCCCGCAAGGGGCAGGCGCCGAGCACCCGGCCACGGCGGCCGGGCACGCCGGCGCCGGCGTCGCGTTCGAGCGAACGCCGCCCCCGGTCGGACCAGGCCGTCGTCACGGCCCGGTCGCGCAAGCGCCTCGTCGCCCTGCTCGTCGTACTGGTCATGGCCTTCACCGTGCTCGCGGCGCGGGTGACGCAGTTGCAGGGGTTGTCGCGCGACCGCTTCGTCGCCGTGGGGGAATCGCAGCGCGTGCGCGCCATGGCCCTGCCCGCCGAGCGGGGCTCGATCTTCGACCGCGACGGCCGGGAGCTGGCGCTGTCGGTGCGCCAGTCGACGGTGTGGGCCGACCCCCGCCTGGTGGTCGACCCGTTGGGCGCTTCCGAGGCGTTGGCCCCCATCCTCAAGTTGGAGCCGGCAGAGCTGCAGACACGGCTGACCCGCAAGGCCGCCTTCGTGTACCTGGCCCGCAAGGTCGACGACGAGACGGCCAAGCAGGTCAAGGACCTCAACCTGGCGGGCATCTCGCTGCTCGACGAACCCCAGCGGTTCCTGCCCGCGGGTGACCTGGCGGCCTCGCTCCTGGGCCGGGTGGGCCTCGACAACGAGGGCCTGTCGGGCTTGGAGACGAAGTTCGAGAAAGCATTGCGGGGCAAGCCCGGACGCATGGTGGTCGAGCGCGACCCGAGCGGGCGTGAGATCCCCGGCGGCGTGCGCCAGTTCGTGCCGTCGGCCCGCGGCGACGACTTGGTGCTGACCATCGACCGTTCGTTGCAGTACGAGACCGAGCGGGCGCTGGGCGCGCAGATCCTGCAGTCCAGCGCACACGGCGGCATGGCCATCGTCATGCAGACCCGCACCGGCGAAGTGCTGGCCATGGCCAACCTGCGCAAGGGCGAGAGCGGCGCCATCGAGCCCGCCCCCAACAACATGGCGTTGACCAACGTCTACGAGCCGGGCTCGGTCAACAAGATGATCACCATCTCCGGGGCGCTGGAGGAGAACCTCATCCAGCCCACCGACAAGCTGGTGGTGCCCGGGACCATCCGGGTGGCCGACCACACGTTCAAGGAGCACGACCCGCACCCGACCGAGCAGTGGTCGATCACCGACATCGTGGCCAACTCGTCGAACGTGGGGTCGATCATGATCGGCCAGAAGCTGGGCAAGAACCGGCTCGACGACTACATGCGCGACTTCGGCTTCGGCGAGCGCACGCCCATCGAGTTCCCCGGCGAGTCGTCGGGCCTGTTGCTCGACCCGGCCAAGTACTCGGGCACCTCGCTGGCCACCGTCTCCATCGGCCAAGGCGTGGCCGTCACCGCCCTGCAGATGCTGGCCGCCTACAACACGGTGGCCAACGGCGGCGTGTACGTGGGGCCCAAGCTGGTGAAGGCGACCATCGACACCAAGGGCGAGCGCCACGACACCAAGCCCTCCGACACCCGCCGGGTGATCTCGCCCGAGACGGCGGGGCAGATGACCTCGATGCTCAACGAGGTGGTGCGGGTGGGCACCGGCAAGCAGGCCGCCATCGACGGCTACACCGTGGGCGGCAAGACGGGCACCGCTCGCAAGCCCTTGGAGGACGCCCGTGGCTACAAGCCGGGCGCCTACGTGTCGAGCTTCGCAGGCTTCGTGCCCTCCGAGCAGCCGGAGCTGACCGCCATCGTCATGCTCGACGAGCCCACGACGATCTTCGGCGGGCTGGTGGCGGCGCCGGTGTTCGCCGAGATCTTGCGCTACGCCTTGCGGCAGTACCGCATCCCGCCGCCCGCCGCGGTGCCGCAGGCGCCCGCCAGCGGCGTGCCTGCCACCAATCCCAAGGACGCCGAAGGCGTGGGCGAAGCCGGTGACCCCTCGGACGGCACCACTACCATCCCCCCGTCCCCCAGCTCGCGAAATTCCCCGTAG
- the mraZ gene encoding division/cell wall cluster transcriptional repressor MraZ has translation MARFFGRYEHSLDPKGRVILPAKFRAAFEHGGYLTQFHDRCLALWTPEDFDKQMTQMEAAAEESRAERNLARLWAQGTQEVDVDKQGRIAIPHHLREFARLDGDVLVNGAITRVELWSPAVWEAKVVPAERRLTEDEEDDI, from the coding sequence ATGGCGCGGTTCTTCGGGAGGTACGAGCACTCGCTCGACCCGAAAGGGCGGGTGATCCTGCCCGCCAAGTTCCGCGCCGCCTTCGAGCACGGGGGCTATCTCACCCAGTTCCACGATCGCTGCCTCGCCCTCTGGACGCCCGAGGACTTCGACAAGCAGATGACGCAGATGGAAGCGGCCGCCGAGGAGAGCCGTGCGGAACGGAACCTGGCCCGGCTGTGGGCACAGGGGACGCAGGAAGTCGACGTGGACAAGCAGGGGCGGATCGCCATCCCGCATCACCTGCGGGAGTTCGCCCGGCTGGACGGCGATGTGTTGGTGAACGGCGCCATCACCAGGGTCGAGCTGTGGAGCCCGGCCGTGTGGGAGGCGAAGGTCGTGCCGGCAGAACGCCGGCTGACCGAGGACGAGGAGGACGACATCTAG
- a CDS encoding cysteine synthase family protein — translation MKLKAIHPTIAEAIELPRLVALGDNLFGAAFNLMKLLPARHILDRAREEGLLHPDSVIIETTSGTFGLALAILSALRGYRLIIVSDPVIDEPLKRRLEDLGAVVDIVAEPAAIGGYQQSRLDRVAELGKQHPDHFWPSQYENPDNPGAYAHLAEFLEEALGEVDALVGTVGSGGSMCGTATALRTSFSHLYAVGVDTHGSVLFGGKDEKRLLRGLGNSLMPKNLDHTVFDEVHWASSAEAFHATRQLHRRHGLFMGGTSGASYMVAKWYAERNPDQAVVCMLPDEGHRYQDTIYSEAWLQEHDVWLPGLPDEPKLVERRDDCDGEWGRMLWGRRTYEDATGEEFQP, via the coding sequence ATGAAGCTCAAGGCGATCCACCCCACCATCGCCGAAGCCATCGAACTGCCCCGGCTCGTCGCCCTCGGCGACAACCTGTTCGGCGCCGCCTTCAACCTCATGAAGCTCCTGCCCGCCCGGCACATCCTCGACCGGGCCCGGGAAGAGGGGCTGCTGCACCCCGACTCGGTGATCATCGAGACCACCTCGGGCACCTTCGGCCTGGCCTTGGCCATCCTTTCGGCGCTGCGGGGCTACCGCCTGATCATCGTCAGCGACCCGGTCATCGACGAGCCGCTCAAGCGGCGGCTGGAGGACCTGGGGGCGGTCGTCGACATCGTGGCCGAGCCCGCAGCCATCGGCGGCTACCAGCAATCCCGCCTCGACCGGGTGGCTGAATTGGGCAAGCAGCACCCCGACCATTTTTGGCCGTCGCAGTACGAGAACCCCGACAACCCAGGGGCCTATGCGCACCTGGCCGAGTTCCTGGAAGAGGCCCTGGGCGAAGTCGACGCATTGGTGGGCACCGTCGGCTCCGGCGGGTCGATGTGCGGCACCGCCACCGCCCTGCGCACGTCGTTTTCCCACCTCTATGCCGTGGGCGTCGACACCCACGGCTCGGTGCTGTTCGGCGGCAAGGACGAAAAGCGCCTGCTGCGAGGCCTGGGCAACAGCCTCATGCCCAAGAACCTCGACCACACGGTGTTCGACGAGGTGCATTGGGCGAGCTCGGCCGAGGCCTTCCACGCCACCCGCCAGCTGCACCGTCGCCACGGCCTGTTCATGGGCGGCACCAGCGGGGCGTCGTACATGGTGGCCAAGTGGTACGCCGAGCGGAACCCCGACCAGGCCGTCGTCTGCATGCTGCCCGACGAGGGCCACCGCTACCAGGACACCATCTACAGCGAGGCGTGGCTGCAGGAGCACGACGTGTGGCTGCCCGGCCTGCCCGACGAGCCCAAGCTGGTCGAGCGCCGCGACGACTGCGACGGCGAGTGGGGCCGCATGCTCTGGGGCCGCCGCACCTACGAAGACGCCACCGGCGAGGAATTTCAACCCTAG
- a CDS encoding ATP-grasp domain-containing protein: MANRVLLLESNTTGTGRLFARAAANLGFEPVLACKDPSRYPYAAEDDLRVEVLDTGDEAAVLDLARRLEPVGVTSSSEYFIAPAASIAAALGLPGADAEAIRRCRDKEQQRSVLANAGVPVPGFRAVETVDDAVAAADDFGLPVVLKPVSGSGSIGVRLCKSADEVAAHAATLLSQTVNERGIAVPGRLLVEELAVGPEYSCEAFGGRVLGVVRKHLGPPPWFVEIGHDFPARLSEDDDAAVHACTEAALEALGLDFGPAHVELRLTPAGPALIEVNPRLAGGNIPEMVRHATGVDLVTETVRLVTGGRPHLDATRNRHSAIRFLLAPAAGTLEAVDGADRAAAVEHVVDVRVTRSAGDAVTREGDFRDRIGHVLTCADSEAGAQSAADEALRAFDVRVKAEA; the protein is encoded by the coding sequence ATGGCCAATCGCGTCCTCCTCCTCGAGAGCAACACCACCGGCACCGGGCGGTTGTTCGCCCGCGCCGCGGCCAACCTGGGCTTCGAGCCGGTGCTGGCGTGCAAAGACCCGTCCCGCTACCCCTACGCCGCCGAGGACGACCTGCGCGTCGAGGTGCTCGACACCGGCGACGAAGCGGCCGTGCTCGACCTGGCCCGCCGCCTGGAGCCCGTCGGCGTCACCTCGTCGTCGGAGTACTTCATCGCCCCCGCGGCGAGCATTGCCGCCGCCCTCGGCCTGCCGGGCGCCGACGCCGAGGCCATCCGCCGCTGCCGCGACAAGGAGCAGCAGCGCAGCGTCCTGGCCAACGCAGGCGTGCCCGTCCCCGGCTTCCGGGCCGTCGAGACGGTCGACGACGCCGTCGCCGCAGCCGACGACTTCGGCCTGCCGGTCGTGCTCAAGCCGGTGAGCGGCAGCGGCTCCATCGGCGTGCGCCTGTGCAAGAGCGCCGACGAGGTGGCCGCCCACGCCGCCACCCTCCTGTCGCAGACGGTGAACGAGCGGGGCATCGCCGTGCCCGGCCGGCTGCTGGTCGAGGAACTGGCCGTCGGCCCCGAGTACTCCTGCGAAGCCTTCGGCGGACGGGTGCTCGGCGTGGTGCGCAAGCACCTGGGCCCGCCCCCGTGGTTCGTGGAGATCGGCCACGACTTCCCCGCCCGGTTGAGCGAGGACGACGACGCCGCCGTGCACGCCTGCACCGAGGCCGCCCTCGAAGCCCTCGGCCTCGACTTCGGCCCAGCCCACGTCGAGTTGCGCCTGACGCCCGCAGGCCCCGCCCTCATCGAGGTGAACCCCCGGCTGGCCGGCGGGAACATCCCCGAGATGGTGCGCCACGCCACCGGCGTCGACCTGGTGACCGAGACCGTGCGCCTGGTGACGGGCGGACGTCCGCACCTCGACGCCACCCGCAACCGCCACAGCGCCATCCGGTTCCTCCTGGCCCCCGCCGCCGGCACGCTGGAGGCCGTGGACGGGGCCGATCGGGCTGCGGCCGTGGAGCATGTCGTCGACGTGCGGGTGACCCGCTCGGCAGGCGACGCGGTGACGCGCGAGGGCGACTTCCGCGACCGCATCGGGCACGTGCTCACGTGCGCCGACAGCGAGGCAGGGGCGCAGTCGGCGGCCGACGAAGCCCTGCGGGCCTTCGACGTGCGGGTGAAGGCAGAAGCGTGA